aaaatattgattttaataTTCAGGGATAAAATATCTCTTCCCAATAATACCCAGCCAAGAATTAGACCTAGCAACTTGAGCGGGATTACATCATTGGGCTAATTGAATTGAGTCCAGGATATCATTGATTTTTTAAGGATCTCCATGTTGCATTGCATATTGATCAATTGGCTGCTTATGTGGCTACATTGTATCGTGTCCTGAACATTAAAAACATGATAAGTGACAGCTGTATGGAATTCACCAAACGTCCCAATGAATTCATCATGACTCAGCTCCCTTAGATATGAAAACCGAAGAACAAACATGCACACTGGGGGCAGATATCATCAAGAAAACAGATGTGAGACGTCAAAGGTAACTGAGCTAATCATAAATCGAAACAAAGATTTACAGGAATAGTAGGGCATGAATGTAACAAGAAACTATAGAGCAATCTGAGAATTCTTGACAGCTACTCTTCCACAAATATGAAATATTTACATCATAACAAGCTCAGACTGCAGCAGGATGCTAGACGAGATAAAACAGGTCGAATGTGGCAATATAGGGTAAACACAAACATCACTTCAAAGCCCACATACCATTGCTACTCCAATGAGCAAGCGCATCAAAGCATGAGGAATAGGCATctgcattttttttaatttagaagCGAAATACCTGGGAATGCAGATGCTATATATGTTAAACAGGCAAAACAATGATGAAATATAGGTGAACAAGATGATGacaaatgacaaaaaaaaaagaaaaaggccaAAATATCTCATTACTGACAGGAAAAACACATTCTATAGCAATAGCTACGACAGCTGCATATCAGAGCGAGTAATGTCATGGCCACGTATCGAGTATTGATCTTCAGGTGGCAGTCTAATTCTTATATCTGGGTGAGGTTTTGGAATCCCATTGGGCCAAGGCTGTCTCTCTGTAGGATTTTGGTAATCAGCAGGTACTCCAATTCTAACATCTGTCTGAGTCATTGAAATCCTATCCGGCAAGGTTTGTCTCTCTGTTGGGTTTCGGTAATCAGCATGCAATCCTCTTCTTGCATCAGTACTAGAAAAGGAGAAACCACTGGAAGCAGGAACTCCTGTAACCAAATGGTACAGATCAAAAGACTGATTGCTCGCTGAAACCCCAGATCTGGCTTCTATATGTGAAGAAATCTGGTATGGGTAACCATTGGCACTGCTGGCATATCCTGCATAAGGACTAGTAGCTGCCAACCTTAATCTTGAACTATAGATCTCATGGCCTACAAAGTGTGACTGGGGATAGGAGTCTGCCGGTAATCTGAACAGACCAGCAGAACCAATGGGAACTTTCAAAGCATCACGTGATATATTTGCCCAAGAATTTGAATCTGTTGGTGTTGCACTAACGAGGGTGCCTTGACTTGTCAAAGGTAACTTATCGAGTTTGTGTTGTAGGGATACCTTAGCACGCTGGAGAGCTTCCAACACACCCCCCAAGTTGCTGCTGGGTGCCATAGACAACTGCATATCAGACTGGTTTTGCATATCAGATGATCTCCATTTGGAGATTTTGTTACTAGAAATTGCAGTGGAAGGACTCCCACTTGATGGCACAATAAGGATTTCATGCCCAGGTGGACGTCGGTTTGGAATGCTAGAAGCACCACTGTCAGGGTTGTCATATTTTAGTTCCTGATTCTGCTTCTCCCTTGCATTAGTAAAAGTCCTTCCTTCAGAAGGGCCTGCAATTTCTCCCACTGCTGTTTCATCATATTGTTGACACAAGAAATCATCCCTGCAAACATGAGAATTACTTCTGCTAGGAGCTGTTGTTAGATCGGTTGGCACAAAGCCATCAGATAATGCTGCAGTAGTTGCTTCTTGGCTTCCACCCGTCTTTTCTGAATGTGTACTATGAGATATTTGAACAATCCTGACAGTGGACAGACTTTCAGCTCCTATGGTGGGCAAATTTTCAGCCCTTGGTTTTGCCTCTCCATCATAATATAGCTTTTCATCCACATGGTCAGTGTCTTCATCCTTTGATTCTCTACCATTTTGAGTTACATGAAGCTGGTTCCCAGATTCACAATAGCCCTGAATTTGGAGACCAAAATGTTACAAATCTATTGCAAATCAACAAATAAAATGTAATTAAAAACAGTGCAAATTACCAAAAAAGGGATGTACTTTAGTAATGTGAGCAACAGGATGGGAGCAAAATTAAGAAAATTAACTTATTCAGTATGTAACTTGGTCAAATAGAACTAACTCCCACCAATCTAACTCAGCAAGTACAACATGGTTATTTTTGGCAAATACCAAAACTTTAACCGCTGAATTACTCTACAAAACACCAACAAGCAGCACAGCTGACATACCACACATCCAAACATCAAGTGCCAGCTGCAACAAAAACAGCCTATAGAAAACAGCCTCATTACTTAGTTCAGACAGCTCATTATCATGTCACCACCATAACCAATATGCATAAACAGTCTCTCAATGCCAAAACTTGGGTCCATTACAGTTCCATCATTCACAAATTTCAATACAAAGTCCACCATCATAACATATAGAATAAAGCAAACAATTCCCTTGATCTATCCTGTCTATATGCAATTTAACTAATCAACTTTATATTAAACGACTAGCAACCTTAATTAAAATAACTCATCATACGACCAGCCAACCTAAGATATAGCTCAAATGAATTGTTTaggaaaagcaagaaaaaattcaGGAAATGTAGAATGAATTAAATCTTGAACCATAATCAATCAAACTAAGGCATGTCAACCTTATACAGCATTTGTTCATACAAAAACAAATTCTGGTGAAAGAAATTTGTAAGACGAGCTCTTTTTTATCACTACTCTAAAACAGAGGTAGGACCTGGGACAAAAGCTTGACAGTTTTGGTTTTCCACTCTTAACTATTGTTTCAACTTCAAGAAATAGGCATGgaaattgttggtgcagaattccgccgaagccggagttgctggagttgagatgaccgcggtcgccgccggaacctgcaaggaaagtctaaaccggagttgggggtgctccggcaagactctccgacgctcaagtcagtactctgcctcaacagaaatggaatgctcgagtgaaaattttagcaaaattttgggatagagtttagagcttagagaagaacatatctgggggtccctttttatagatggagagcataattgattgacagcgacgtctgtaaccgcgtggtagtgggccgttcagagccacacggagtttgttacggagagtagtggcgtcaggggtcatccagaaccacgtggagtttgttacagagagtggagtagtgtccgttgtcgcgacttgccagagagtgttaGAGCCAaattctgttgcagagagtggagtagggtagtggccattatcatgacttaccagagagttcggatctgtcggctggagctcgactgggatatctgatggagcggaatggctctctaccccatcgatctaggagaagctcggatgtttccgaggctgctgacgagtctactgttatcggacgcctcaggcgctgatgccacaggcgggagtcatctgctgtagaagctcggatggagactttccgttggtgaagtccagtaggagtccgattgctagagaagttcgtctgggattcgcctgatgtggaagctcgtctgaagattatccgccggagaagtccgatttcatgaagaatctgatgaagGGTCGGCCGACGATGGACTTTGGATGACGTTgggaaggttcggcagacaccggaggcgatctgtcgttgtagaaatccagctgccggagtccgtccgtcgtagaagctcgtccgatatccatccgctatggaagttcggacggagtctggttcttgtagaaggctgaaaggagaccgcttattgtagaagctcgatcgaagatcgattgtcatgggAGTTCGGAgaagcgacctggccggtgggtcctgtcccattgtagaagctcgtctgggattcgGCTacaaagaagctcggctgaagtctacctgtaatagaagttcggaagaaatatgtttacagtagaggctcgaatgaaatttgcttacagtagatatccggggtagactgcccgctgtagaagttcggagtagaccgctcgtagtaaaagttcgaagtagaccgctcgtaatagaagttcggagtagaccgctcgtagtagaagttcggctctcgcaggagctcggttggaatcctgaaggcggacgaccgtcgtagaaacttggatggagtctgattactgtagaaatctcgttgtcggagaagctcggatattgacgaagtccggaagaagttcggagaatagttgatcactgtagaaagtcggctgatagtgaggcctagagagtctTTGGAGCggtccggtagatggatggagaagctcattgtcggagaagtccggacggtattatggaagctcggacggtcgaaggggttcagagagacgccacacaagatcggaagccgaaaaaacccaggaaggatcggtcttttacaaacttcggccgggggtatttttatacccaacagaaatcAATAAGACAAATGGAAACAAATGGAGTGTTTCATTGAGGAAATGACTACAGAACATATGAAAATCTATAAGTAAACCACTGGAAATTTCAAATGTGGTTTTCTTCGCCTTTCTCTTAAAGTTAAAGCATTTCCCGGTAACTTCCTGTAGCTATGCACATCTCCAAACATTTCCCATGGGTTTTCCAGTTTCAtgaaaaccaaattgaatccatttCATAGGTGGGTTTTCCAGTAATGGCTATACGCATGGGAATGTGTTATAGCAAGTACAAGTTAGTTTGTACTTGATGAAACCGGCAAACACTCAGCTTCTATATGGCATTTGACCCAATCTTTCACACTTGAATCACCATCCTAACATATGATCAATTGAATTAAATATTGCTTTCAAATGTCAAGTATAGATGCATATGCTGTAGATTTTCTTGCTGTTTCCCATCAGCAAAGAGTTGACCGGCCAGTTCAAAAATTGTCACATTCCATTTTGGAATTCCTTACATCATGAGCAAACAATATAAAGATATTCCAGTTCCCTGAGGAGATATGTAAGTTTCAAGAACTAATTAATACTGCATCTAATTGTTACATGCCTCCTCATGGTATACGAGACTTTctttaatggaaaagaatttgtaCTTGATAGTAGAAAAAATCATTACCTTTCCTACAAAATTCAAGGAATTCCATAATGCCCTGGACCAGACCAGCATGGTTCCACGTCTTGGTTCGAGAAACCAAtgagggaggaggagagggagaaggaaagaggtgaaaaatgagagaaatagagagagggagggagggacagGGAGAAGGGGGACAGGGAGAAGGGAGGGGagaagggggagagggagagaggccaagaggagagagaggaggctcTTGAGCCCCCATCTCCTCCGGCATACAAGAACAAGGGCAGAGCCCAGgccaagaggagagagaggaggcctCTTGAGCCCCCATCTCCTCCAGCATACGAGAACAAGGGTGGAGCCCCTATTTCGAAATGAAATAGAGGCTTTGGCctctattttttgaatttttttaagtgGAGTCGgcactctccctccctccctctcccgctccctccctccctccttcccccctctctctcttcctctctttccttctccctctcccttctttcctctctccccccctcctctctctctctctcttcctctctttcctcctccctctccctctccctttctgGCTCCATTGTGTTGGCATGGGCCCAAAATGGAACGACGCAGTTGCATACTGTACCGTATTGCCGGCTAACCGATATGGGTTTTGGTGCTGGCACAACGAGCCTTGCTACAGATTCTTTATAATTCAAAAAAGGTGTTGCCTCTTGGAAATAATGGTCATCTTCTTGCAGAAACATTAGCCAGCTTGTAATGATACTGGAATTGAAACAAAACATGAGAATCCTTCTCTACAGGCTTCCCATGGTTCAGCAAAGGGCGGTTTGCCACAAATATCTAATGTGGTCACTATACAAGTGAAATGTTTTTGGTCGTGACCTGAATCTAGATTATTCTAAAATGTATGCAGATAAACCTTTTATAGATGTGTTGACTGGTAATATTCAAATGAAGACCTCATTGCAAAACTCATGTAAGCATAATACATTACTGGAGAGAATAGGGAACAGAAGTTATCATTATGGAACATTAAAGTGCACTTCTAGAACATGGATGTTAAAATGCAGTATCATAAAGATACAAGCACACATAGAGCAGCTAAATCTccttcaacagattttttctgcCACCTTGcatcaataaaatataatataaaggaTGAAGAAAATGGTTTTCTGTAATCTAAATGGGGAATACAAATTGGAAATGCAACACCATAACTTGTGTGCTTAAGACACTTATAAATACGGAATTTTTAAATGGATCAGTATGTTTGGTAACAAGTAGATAAGCCTATCATGTAGAAAAAAGAGATGTTAACGAAATTGCATGGTAAAGAGAAATAATTTCAGAAATTTGAATGGTTAAAATTAATGGAGTTACAGACCACTACataaaagaaaactcaagtagcACCACTAGAGAACTCAGAAAAATGAATTTGAAATGGTTAGGGATGGATAGACATGACCCCCATCAGACGATCATGGTTTCAGTTTGGAGGTCAACAAAGGAAAATGGAGACACCATGGATGACCCAGATAAATCATAGTTATTTAGTTTGTATACGAAAGTAGTATTGCATGTATATTGGTCAAATTTgaagaaataaattttattttacatacttcTTAAAACTCAACAAATAGTGCTCACACTTTATAGTTTTTCTGCCTGCATTATACAAGACTTGTCGTGTTTCTAAAtatagttcaaaaaaaaaaggcaCTGCATTTTCAAAACGTGTTTATACAAGTGTTTATACAAGGCAGAAATTTCCAGAACATGTGTTTATATAAACACAAGTGTGCATGTACATGCGCAAACGAACAAAGAGGatgcatatatacataaattatacacacatacatacatagatatattatTTAATACACATGCATGTGTAGAAGATGCATGGATACATAAGTGTTcatatatgcacatatatcaTATTTGTATTTCTGAATATATTCATATTAATTGATGTGACAAACCTTTTTCCCATAACATTCCATACAAGATCATATAACGCCCAAACACATCCATCTCCAATTTCTAAATCATTAGCATTTTTGTTCCATGACCAGAAGTTTTAGCATATTCTAAGTCTCTTAGTtgaaagatcataaataaatctTATATTGTATCTTTGTATGTGAAAAAATGATGAGAAATGGTTTAGCTTGATGAGAATGAAAAACCTTTCTATATTAGACAATCTGAATGTTAATTGGAATCAACTATAACATAGGTCTCATAAAGCCAACTAATGTCTTTATATTGTACAGCAAACCCGGTATATGCAATGCATGTTATGAAATAACTTGGATCTGCCAATAAGAATGAGTACTATATCAAGAAAATGAAAGAACTTGTTCCATTTCTTCTTCATATGTTATTAGAGACCTTGATTATGAATTATTTGGATACTTTCATTAGACCTCCTTGCAGATACCTTTttatgttttcttttttcttctcttcttttttgatggTATAACAGACTCCTTTCTGCAGTTTGGATCCAAACTATTTGAaaacagattttgataaaatgtAATACTTTGGTAGTTTGAAGATGAGGACAACTTCTGGGAGAAAAAAGTGATTGATGtaatttcaagaataatgctcaAATTCAAACCTGCCTTCTTAGTACAATACAAAATAATGAAGCTCATTTTACATAGAAAGTAAAAAACAACTAGACTGTTGACTAATTGCTTAAATTTGAACTCAGCTTTGGCAGGGAAAGTgttgatttatttcaaaataaaCTACCAACTGGTTGGTACAATGGATACACAAAAGACAGTGCATAAACTACCAACTAATCAGTTCTGTCAGTTTGAAAAAAACCTAGACACACAAACTTCAACATAGTAAACATGTGAGCATTTATGTCAAGCAGGACATAATGCAAAATTGTCTCATGGCATTAGCCACATCAAAGTACAGATTCCCCAGCTTCATCCAGTTCTTTTGAAGTTGAAATAATTTGGTGTTATCATAAAATTCATCACAATATGAAGCATTTAAAGTTGAAGGATACATACAGTAGTTGTATATTTATTCTCACTGTATTTTCTTTCCCATTCTGTCTGAGCATCTTCCTCTGTCTGATACTGACCAATAAGCTGGGCCTGTTGTTCTAGGACTCTTTCCATCTCTTCACCACTCCCACTCCCAATAGCATCAGTATCTTCATTTTTATTAATAAGAGGAAATGGCATTGAAGAAGCTGGAAAAatgttttctatctcatttccgGAATGAGGCTGATCACCACTAATGAATGACCATGTAACCTTTGCCTTCACATGAGCATCATCAATGATTTGCTTGCCTGGGTCATCCTTTGCTGCTGATCTGGCAAAACAAAGACATAATTTAACAGAAGCTAAATTCAAGCAGGGGAGTACATATGATGGAATGCATAAATGGAGTGGAAGGAGAAAGGATTATCGAGAAATACCCCATCTCCTTTAGTTTTATCTTG
The DNA window shown above is from Elaeis guineensis isolate ETL-2024a chromosome 8, EG11, whole genome shotgun sequence and carries:
- the LOC105036180 gene encoding uncharacterized protein translates to MGDSTAMTIEFLRARLLSERSLSRAAKERADQLAKRVMELEEQLKVVTIQRKKAEKAAAEVLAILEAQGIDDFSELTDSSSDQHEVPSGMKGCEDTFKEDETSTASKMEKSEVEDALSGSELEVSPSQIGSISWTGCSSSPDFQKMQKAKQIRQRQRQCCFMSTAGSSPKYHLGKSCRKIKLKEMGSAAKDDPGKQIIDDAHVKAKVTWSFISGDQPHSGNEIENIFPASSMPFPLINKNEDTDAIGSGSGEEMERVLEQQAQLIGQYQTEEDAQTEWERKYSENKYTTTGYCESGNQLHVTQNGRESKDEDTDHVDEKLYYDGEAKPRAENLPTIGAESLSTVRIVQISHSTHSEKTGGSQEATTAALSDGFVPTDLTTAPSRSNSHVCRDDFLCQQYDETAVGEIAGPSEGRTFTNAREKQNQELKYDNPDSGASSIPNRRPPGHEILIVPSSGSPSTAISSNKISKWRSSDMQNQSDMQLSMAPSSNLGGVLEALQRAKVSLQHKLDKLPLTSQGTLVSATPTDSNSWANISRDALKVPIGSAGLFRLPADSYPQSHFVGHEIYSSRLRLAATSPYAGYASSANGYPYQISSHIEARSGVSASNQSFDLYHLVTGVPASSGFSFSSTDARRGLHADYRNPTERQTLPDRISMTQTDVRIGVPADYQNPTERQPWPNGIPKPHPDIRIRLPPEDQYSIRGHDITRSDMQLS